Within Helicobacter pylori NQ4053, the genomic segment CCCTAGATTATAGCTTGAGGGGCAAACCAGATTCCCCACATTTTCAATGATTAAAAAATCGCTTTTTTCTAACGCTCCCTCATCTTTTAATAAATCAAACGCCCCTTCAATCATGCTCGCTTCCAAATGGCACGCTTCGCCGGTGGTGATTTGGTGCGCGCTCACGCCTTTTTTACGCAACCTGTCCGCATCTCTATTGGTTTGCAAATCGCCCTCCACCACGCAAAACTTAAAGTCTTTAAAATCCGCTAGATTTTCTAGCATCGTGGTTTTACCGCTACCGGGAGAGCTCATGAAATTCAGCACATACAGCCCTTCTTTTAAATAGCGTTCTTTCATTTCAGCGGCTTTAATGTCGTTCTTACTCAAAATTTTTTCTACGATTTTGACATCTTTTTTACTCAAATTAGGGTTATTTTGTAAAGATTCTTTTCGTTGTTCGCTCATGCTTGTTCCTTTCTTTTAAAATTTTCGTATTGTAGCGTGCTTAATTAAACGACTATGATTCAATAACTTCTTTTATCCTCTTGGCTCATCTTTTTAGATCAAAAACGCACTTTTACCCTAACCCCTTATCGTCGCTGTCGTTTTTATCTTTTAACACTAATTTAATGATTCTCCAGATGATGATTAACAAAATGATCGTTAAAAGCAAATACCAAACATTGATAAAAACGGCTTTCATCATTGGATTTTCCTTATTTTTTACTCAAAGATAGCCTTATAACGCTATTTTCTAAAGCGTCCAAACGATGCAAAACTTGGGCTTCTAGGCTGATTAACGCTCCCTTAGGCATTTCTATTTTTTCATTTTCTACCTCAAAAATGATTTTGCCCTCTAAAACCTGCACGCTAATCGCTCCTGGGGCCTTGTGTTTGTCTATGATCGCTCCTTTGGGCATGCAAATGCGAATTTCTTTAGTCAAAGAATTTTCACTCAGCGCTTCAATATGAAGTTTCTCAAAACAAACGCCCTCTAAAAAATGAACCACTTCCATCAAAAACTCCTAGTGTGATATTTTCTTAATTTAGAACTTAATTTAAGAAAGCTAATTTTTTACCCAAAAATTTCTTATAGATTTCTTAAACAATTCTTTATTCTGTTTTTTCCAAAACCTTTTTGGTTTGCAAAGCGATTTCTAATTCTTCGTCAGTAGGGATTCGTAAAATTTGAACTTTAGTATTAGGCTGGCTTAAATTCACCAACCCATTGCCCGGATTATCATTAGTGGGCTTACATAAAGCGATCCCTAAATTTTCTAAGCCTTCACACACGCTCTCTCTTAAAGCCGAGTAGTTTTCCCCTAATCCCCCTGTAAAGAGGATCGCATCTACTTTTTTTAAGACTGCCATGTAAGCTCCGATATACTTTTTAATGCGATAAGCGCACATTTCAAAAGCGAGCTTGGCTTGTTTATCGCCTTTTTCCTTTCTGGCTTCTATGTTTCTCATTATCCCCACAAATGCCTTTCAAACCGCTTTCATGATTTAAAATTTTTATCACTTCTTCTAAGCTCTTATCAGCGCATTGCGCGATGTATTCCACCACAGTGGG encodes:
- a CDS encoding cupin domain-containing protein, translating into MEVVHFLEGVCFEKLHIEALSENSLTKEIRICMPKGAIIDKHKAPGAISVQVLEGKIIFEVENEKIEMPKGALISLEAQVLHRLDALENSVIRLSLSKK
- the hypB gene encoding hydrogenase nickel incorporation protein HypB, which produces MSEQRKESLQNNPNLSKKDVKIVEKILSKNDIKAAEMKERYLKEGLYVLNFMSSPGSGKTTMLENLADFKDFKFCVVEGDLQTNRDADRLRKKGVSAHQITTGEACHLEASMIEGAFDLLKDEGALEKSDFLIIENVGNLVCPSSYNLGAAMNIVLLSVPEGDDKVLKYPTMFMCADAVIISKADMIEVFNFRVSQVKEDMQKLKPEAPIFLMSSKDPKSLEDFKNFLLEKKRENYQSTHSF